In the Candidatus Nealsonbacteria bacterium genome, one interval contains:
- a CDS encoding YbaB/EbfC family nucleoid-associated protein codes for MFEKIKQLKQLKDLKDSLEKEKFEIEKNGTKITMNGKMEIEEIKLNPALAKEEQEIILKDCFNEAMKKIQMIAAQKMMQMQD; via the coding sequence ATGTTTGAAAAAATAAAACAATTAAAACAACTGAAAGACCTTAAAGATTCTTTGGAAAAAGAAAAATTTGAAATTGAAAAAAACGGCACGAAAATAACAATGAATGGAAAAATGGAAATTGAAGAAATCAAATTGAATCCGGCTTTGGCAAAGGAGGAGCAAGAAATAATTTTAAAAGATTGTTTCAACGAGGCTATGAAGAAAATTCAGATGATAGCCGCCCAAAAAATGATGCAAATGCAAGATTAG
- a CDS encoding lamin tail domain-containing protein → MKKVILPAVFVLLLFLAGVFLFIEFREEISDKIKNFVFQKNIFSPAALISSSLYFSDKFLPEEQLYFKESKINDSREKPSKVKTEINDEELKLLELQEILDDLTEKADLIAREIEEMTKKEILKDEEQEILEKEIEDEKDKDKELKEEPEKEKFEKEQNKEIVFCNKIPGIGSLRKTIIFNEIAWSGTKTSANDEWIELKNISNSPVDLKNWQILDKAGQIKIVFEENRILFPQSLYLLERTDDNSAPGAAADFIYQGILNDDEEELYLFNDNCALEDEIIAVPYWPAGDKIEKKSMERGADLNWHSYCGGLQNGISGTPKNQNSFCFSNSAGVGSNPQAPLVLEEKFPKILITEVQIEGNESFFDFIEIYNSSTYSVDISSFQLKRKSSSGTEYSIRIFPEGSVILAKDYFLWINSDYASFSQILADVSSTQTLAKNNSIALLDKEKNIIDSLAWGSSSNPFLEGMAFVENPVENQSLGRKWDKKSQNYQDTENNYQDFEIQDSSPRLINESLNQAPTSSFVFYSSSSVLEINQEIIFDALFSTDSDGEISIFYWDFGDNNSATTALATTSHSYSTFGDYLVNLMVVDDKGKISLPATLSLSIVFLEPILEIEPDFFDFQIEKGATSSEIKNLIIKNSGKGDLNWFIFIAYATDTTQVEWLSISSTSNILLASSSFSLEISIIPDSLKAGVYSAKIKIESMELVLKSVLINLVIFKNFLAQDVVINEIAWMGTEANASDEWIELFNNTEEEIDLTGWKIKSSEGSSEIELSGKILTQNYFLLERTDDQTISNIKADQVYTGALGNDGEKLELRDASNNLIDFIDCSSGWFFGQNQKIGDEWTRASMERKNPKNSGNDLLNWATNDGLNIIGEDAESNYILGTPKQQNSAYLP, encoded by the coding sequence ATGAAAAAGGTCATTTTACCGGCGGTTTTTGTTTTACTCCTATTTTTAGCGGGAGTTTTTTTGTTTATCGAGTTTAGGGAAGAAATCAGCGATAAAATAAAAAATTTTGTTTTTCAAAAAAACATTTTTTCTCCGGCAGCTTTAATATCAAGCTCTCTTTATTTTTCTGATAAATTTCTGCCAGAAGAACAGCTTTATTTTAAAGAATCAAAAATCAATGACTCAAGAGAAAAACCGTCAAAGGTAAAAACAGAAATTAATGATGAAGAGTTGAAATTATTAGAACTTCAGGAAATTTTAGACGATTTAACCGAAAAAGCCGATTTAATTGCTCGAGAAATAGAAGAAATGACAAAGAAAGAGATACTTAAAGACGAAGAACAAGAAATTTTAGAAAAAGAGATTGAAGACGAAAAAGATAAGGATAAGGAGCTTAAAGAAGAGCCGGAAAAAGAAAAATTTGAAAAAGAACAAAATAAGGAAATTGTTTTTTGCAATAAAATACCGGGAATCGGTTCTTTAAGAAAAACAATTATTTTCAACGAAATTGCTTGGTCGGGCACAAAGACTTCGGCTAACGACGAATGGATTGAGCTAAAAAATATTTCCAATTCTCCGGTTGATTTAAAGAATTGGCAAATTTTAGACAAAGCCGGACAAATAAAAATAGTTTTTGAAGAAAATCGGATTTTGTTCCCTCAAAGCCTTTATTTATTGGAAAGAACCGATGATAATTCAGCGCCCGGAGCAGCAGCTGATTTTATTTATCAAGGAATACTTAACGATGACGAAGAAGAACTGTATCTTTTTAATGATAATTGCGCCTTGGAAGATGAAATTATCGCAGTTCCTTATTGGCCGGCCGGTGATAAGATTGAAAAAAAATCAATGGAAAGAGGAGCAGATTTAAATTGGCACTCTTACTGCGGAGGACTTCAAAATGGAATTTCAGGAACGCCAAAAAATCAAAACAGTTTTTGTTTTTCAAATTCAGCCGGAGTTGGTTCAAATCCGCAGGCGCCCTTAGTTCTGGAGGAAAAATTTCCAAAAATTTTGATTACCGAAGTCCAAATTGAAGGCAATGAATCTTTTTTTGATTTTATTGAGATTTATAATTCCAGCACTTATTCTGTTGATATTTCCAGCTTTCAATTAAAGAGAAAAAGCTCCAGCGGAACAGAATATTCAATAAGAATTTTCCCGGAAGGCAGTGTTATTTTGGCTAAAGATTATTTTTTGTGGATAAATTCGGATTACGCTTCTTTCAGTCAAATTTTAGCTGATGTTTCTTCTACTCAAACCTTAGCCAAAAATAATAGCATTGCTTTACTTGATAAGGAAAAAAATATCATTGATTCTTTGGCTTGGGGAAGCAGCAGCAATCCATTTTTAGAGGGAATGGCCTTTGTGGAAAACCCTGTGGAAAACCAAAGTTTAGGAAGAAAATGGGATAAAAAAAGTCAGAACTATCAAGACACGGAAAATAATTATCAAGATTTTGAAATTCAAGATTCAAGCCCTAGACTAATAAATGAATCTCTAAACCAAGCGCCAACATCTTCTTTCGTTTTTTATTCTTCTTCTTCGGTCTTGGAAATAAATCAAGAAATTATTTTTGATGCTTTGTTTTCCACTGACTCTGACGGGGAAATCAGTATTTTTTATTGGGATTTTGGCGACAATAACTCGGCTACTACCGCTTTAGCTACAACTTCCCATTCTTATTCTACTTTTGGGGATTATTTGGTGAACCTGATGGTCGTTGATGACAAGGGCAAAATCAGCTTGCCCGCTACTCTTAGTTTGAGTATAGTTTTTTTAGAACCGATTTTAGAGATAGAGCCTGATTTTTTTGATTTTCAAATTGAAAAAGGGGCAACTAGTTCAGAAATTAAAAATTTAATAATAAAAAATTCGGGGAAAGGCGATTTAAATTGGTTTATTTTTATTGCCTACGCAACAGATACAACTCAGGTTGAATGGCTTTCAATAAGCTCAACCAGCAATATTCTTTTAGCCTCATCCTCTTTCAGTTTGGAAATTTCAATAATTCCCGATAGCTTAAAGGCCGGAGTTTATAGTGCGAAAATAAAAATAGAAAGCATGGAACTTGTCCTTAAATCAGTTTTGATTAATCTGGTTATTTTTAAAAATTTTTTAGCTCAAGATGTGGTAATAAATGAAATTGCTTGGATGGGGACAGAAGCCAATGCCAGTGATGAATGGATAGAGCTTTTTAACAACACCGAAGAAGAGATTGATTTAACCGGCTGGAAGATTAAGTCATCGGAAGGAAGTTCGGAAATCGAGCTTTCCGGGAAAATCTTAACCCAAAATTATTTTCTTTTGGAAAGAACCGACGACCAAACCATTTCCAATATTAAGGCTGATCAGGTTTATACCGGTGCTTTGGGAAACGACGGAGAAAAATTAGAACTAAGAGATGCTAGCAATAATTTAATTGATTTTATTGATTGTTCTTCGGGTTGGTTTTTTGGCCAGAATCAGAAAATAGGGGACGAGTGGACGAGAGCGTCTATGGAAAGAAAAAATCCAAAAAATTCCGGAAACGATTTATTAAATTGGGCAACAAACGATGGATTAAATATTATTGGCGAAGACGCGGAAAGTAATTATATTTTAGGCACCCCTAAGCAGCAAAACAGCGCTTATCTTCCCTGA
- a CDS encoding DeoR family transcriptional regulator, translating to MDKNYFIKLTLNLYRLTLLFPKKDPLRYKMRELGVEISASSILIFEKDFLSFEDLLSETKEQIEILDCFFEVVKNLNWVSVEKIFEIQKEYDKIKKELTEFLFEKEKQLNFDLVKNIQSEEKTIEDRAVENSFFNLETKKEKDLEKKIISMDKDLIGAEEFVKIEDSVSLAERKVSSFENPFQGRKDKILEILKQREKAQVGDFKEVFPEVSKRTLRRDFKSLMEEGLVERMGEKSETFYKIK from the coding sequence ATGGACAAAAATTATTTTATTAAACTTACTTTAAATCTTTATCGGTTGACTTTGCTTTTTCCCAAGAAGGACCCTTTGAGATATAAAATGAGGGAGTTGGGCGTTGAAATTTCGGCCAGCTCCATTTTAATTTTTGAAAAAGATTTTTTGTCTTTCGAGGATTTGCTTTCAGAAACAAAAGAACAAATCGAAATTTTAGATTGTTTTTTCGAGGTGGTAAAAAATTTAAACTGGGTGAGTGTTGAAAAAATCTTTGAGATTCAAAAAGAATATGATAAAATAAAAAAAGAGTTAACCGAATTTTTATTTGAAAAAGAAAAACAGCTGAATTTTGATTTAGTAAAAAATATACAATCAGAAGAAAAAACGATCGAGGATAGGGCTGTGGAAAACTCTTTTTTTAATTTAGAAACAAAAAAGGAAAAAGATTTAGAAAAAAAAATAATCTCAATGGATAAGGATTTGATTGGAGCTGAAGAATTTGTTAAAATTGAAGATTCTGTTTCTTTGGCAGAAAGAAAAGTTTCTTCTTTTGAAAATCCTTTTCAGGGCAGAAAAGATAAAATTTTGGAAATTTTAAAACAAAGAGAAAAAGCCCAGGTCGGTGATTTTAAAGAAGTTTTTCCCGAAGTCAGCAAAAGGACATTGAGAAGAGATTTTAAATCTTTGATGGAAGAAGGATTGGTAGAGAGAATGGGTGAAAAAAGCGAAACATTTTATAAGATTAAGTGA
- a CDS encoding sigma-70 family RNA polymerase sigma factor, with product MQNPRKEFSQLYDNYIDKIYRFIFLKVSSIEVAEDLTSETFLRGWEVYENRADTLENPQAFLYQIARNLVIDHYRQKGKNQSISADQTPLIDPRMNLEKSAEKNSDLMNIRHAITDLRDDYQNVLIWHYLDDFSIKEVAKLMDKSEENTRVLLHRALKSLKKTIQS from the coding sequence ATGCAAAACCCAAGAAAAGAATTTAGTCAGCTTTACGACAATTATATAGACAAAATTTATAGGTTTATATTTTTAAAAGTCAGTTCAATAGAAGTGGCTGAAGATTTAACTTCAGAAACCTTTTTGCGGGGTTGGGAGGTTTATGAAAACAGGGCCGATACCTTGGAAAATCCCCAGGCATTTTTGTATCAAATTGCCCGTAATTTGGTAATTGACCATTATCGGCAAAAAGGCAAGAATCAATCAATTTCAGCCGACCAAACTCCTTTAATCGACCCAAGAATGAATTTAGAAAAAAGCGCTGAAAAAAACTCGGATTTAATGAATATCCGCCACGCTATCACTGACTTAAGAGACGACTATCAAAACGTTCTTATTTGGCACTATTTAGATGATTTTTCAATAAAAGAAGTGGCTAAATTAATGGATAAATCCGAGGAAAATACCAGGGTTTTGCTTCATCGGGCATTGAAGTCCTTAAAAAAAACCATTCAAAGCTAA
- a CDS encoding DUF5667 domain-containing protein — MRSDIQLIKKITELKAIKPRNEWVILMKKNILAGEPNAQLIKKIVGLKAIKPREEWVVLTKKNVLGWEPKFGLSFIFKPAFASLVVICMLGGIGVFAKSSLPGDLLYPVKRVGEKVVVSLMPEKSRSNIQLTIANDKLENIVKAVETNQPKKIIPIVKEYQANVSEAAQNLKKVAKADIKDIKEIVQTNQTLEENKKKIEEVYGVLLGDNKDLNEEIDREMNDLVETFNNATFSQSQQAILDQLKEDLKNKNYPEVFDKIELLLQALPSNQEK, encoded by the coding sequence ATGAGGTCTGATATTCAATTAATTAAGAAAATAACCGAACTCAAGGCCATAAAACCCAGAAATGAATGGGTTATTTTGATGAAAAAAAATATATTGGCAGGGGAGCCGAATGCTCAATTAATCAAGAAAATAGTTGGGCTTAAAGCTATAAAACCCAGAGAAGAATGGGTTGTTTTGACTAAAAAAAATGTATTGGGATGGGAGCCGAAATTTGGTTTAAGTTTTATTTTTAAGCCCGCTTTTGCGAGCTTGGTTGTGATTTGTATGCTTGGAGGAATAGGGGTTTTTGCTAAGAGTTCCTTGCCTGGCGATTTACTTTATCCTGTTAAGAGAGTCGGGGAAAAAGTCGTTGTTTCTTTAATGCCGGAAAAATCAAGGTCAAACATCCAGCTTACGATTGCCAATGATAAATTAGAAAATATAGTCAAGGCGGTGGAGACTAATCAACCTAAAAAGATAATTCCCATAGTTAAGGAATATCAAGCAAATGTTTCGGAAGCAGCCCAGAATTTGAAAAAAGTAGCCAAAGCTGACATAAAAGACATAAAAGAAATTGTTCAAACCAATCAAACATTAGAAGAAAATAAGAAAAAAATAGAAGAGGTTTATGGAGTTCTCTTGGGAGACAACAAAGACCTAAACGAAGAAATAGACAGAGAAATGAATGATTTGGTTGAAACTTTTAATAATGCTACTTTTTCTCAGTCCCAACAGGCAATTTTAGATCAGCTTAAAGAAGATTTGAAAAATAAGAATTATCCGGAAGTTTTCGATAAAATTGAATTATTGTTGCAAGCATTGCCAAGCAATCAGGAGAAATAG